Proteins encoded in a region of the Cydia splendana chromosome 19, ilCydSple1.2, whole genome shotgun sequence genome:
- the LOC134800258 gene encoding uncharacterized protein LOC134800258 isoform X1, whose amino-acid sequence MFYFVTSLIISCGFLFLDSAGQNMLGAGTWSVLSTQPCENDAEMPWRVRVRRHKLNRTHDAFDGEVTALADIDDSFSVRVDVCKVVEGGCKPFIKESRECLPCIVREHAWENTKKVLVALGIDPPAFPIPKGEYQLDNYLVDVEELSKKGVYGEYHGQGYIVKDGQDIACLRMSVKFEPIDNFGSMPSLYG is encoded by the exons atgttttatttcgtaacgAGTCTCATAATATCATGTGGTTTCCTATTTCTAGATTCTGCGGGCCAGAATATGTTG GGGGCCGGCACGTGGTCGGTGTTGTCCACGCAGCCCTGCGAGAACGACGCGGAGATGCCGTGGCGGGTGCGCGTGCGCAGACACAAGCTGAACCGCACACACGACGCTTTTGACGGGGAAGTGACCGCGCTAGCCGATATAGACGACTCTTTTAGT GTTCGCGTAGACGTATGCAAGGTGGTGGAAGGTGGATGTAAACCCTTTATAAAAGAGAGTCGCGAGTGTTTACCCTGCATAGTAAGAGAGCACGCCTGGGAAAACACTAAAAAAGTGTTGGTGGCCCTTGGAATAGACCCACCAGCCTTCCCAATACCtaaa GGAGAGTACCAGCTAGACAACTACCTCGTGGACGTAGAAGAGCTGTCGAAGAAAGGAGTATACGGCGAATACCATGGGCAAGGCTACATAGTGAAGGACGGACAGGACATTGCGTGCTTACGAATGTCCGTTAAGTTCGAACCGATTGACAACTTTGGCTCTATGCCGTCGCTGTATGGTTAA
- the LOC134800258 gene encoding uncharacterized protein LOC134800258 isoform X2, producing MFYFVTSLIISCGFLFLDSAGQNMLGAGTWSVLSTQPCENDAEMPWRVRVRRHKLNRTHDAFDGEVRVDVCKVVEGGCKPFIKESRECLPCIVREHAWENTKKVLVALGIDPPAFPIPKGEYQLDNYLVDVEELSKKGVYGEYHGQGYIVKDGQDIACLRMSVKFEPIDNFGSMPSLYG from the exons atgttttatttcgtaacgAGTCTCATAATATCATGTGGTTTCCTATTTCTAGATTCTGCGGGCCAGAATATGTTG GGGGCCGGCACGTGGTCGGTGTTGTCCACGCAGCCCTGCGAGAACGACGCGGAGATGCCGTGGCGGGTGCGCGTGCGCAGACACAAGCTGAACCGCACACACGACGCTTTTGACGGGGAA GTTCGCGTAGACGTATGCAAGGTGGTGGAAGGTGGATGTAAACCCTTTATAAAAGAGAGTCGCGAGTGTTTACCCTGCATAGTAAGAGAGCACGCCTGGGAAAACACTAAAAAAGTGTTGGTGGCCCTTGGAATAGACCCACCAGCCTTCCCAATACCtaaa GGAGAGTACCAGCTAGACAACTACCTCGTGGACGTAGAAGAGCTGTCGAAGAAAGGAGTATACGGCGAATACCATGGGCAAGGCTACATAGTGAAGGACGGACAGGACATTGCGTGCTTACGAATGTCCGTTAAGTTCGAACCGATTGACAACTTTGGCTCTATGCCGTCGCTGTATGGTTAA